The proteins below come from a single Vicugna pacos chromosome 13, VicPac4, whole genome shotgun sequence genomic window:
- the PIK3CD gene encoding phosphatidylinositol 4,5-bisphosphate 3-kinase catalytic subunit delta isoform isoform X4: MPPGVDCPMEFWTKEENQDVAVDFLLPTGVYLNFPVSRNANLSTIKKVLWHRAQYEPLFHMLSDPEAYVFTCVNQTAEQQELEDEQRRLCDIQPFLPVLRLVAREGDRVKKLINSQISLLIGKGLHEFDSLQDPEVNDFRAKMRQFCEEAAARRQQLSWEAWLQYSFPLQLEPSARSWGPGTLRVPNRALLVNVKFEGSEESFTFQVSTKDVPLALMACALRKKATVFRQPLVEQPEDYTLRVNGRHEYLYGSYPLCQFQYICSCLHSGLTPHLTMVHSSSILAMRDEQSNPASQVQKPRTKPPPIPMKKPSSVSLWSLEQPFCIELIQGSKVNADERMKLVVQAGLFHGNETLCKTVSSSEVSVCSEPVWKQRLEFDINVCDLPRMARLCFALYAVIEKAKKARSTKKKSKKADCPIAWANLMLFDYKDQLKTGERRLYMWPSVPDEKGELLNPSGTVRSNPNTESAAALVIFLPEVAPHPVYYPALDKILELGRHGEHGRFTEEELQLREILERRGSGELYEHEKDLVWKMRHEIQEHFPEALARLLLVTKWNKHEDVAQMLYLLCSWPELPVLSALELLDFSFPDRHVGSFAIKSLRKLTDDELFQYLLQLVQVLKYESYLDCELTKFLLDRALANRKIGHFLFWHLRSEMHVPSVALRFGLIMEAYCRGSTHHMKVLMKQGEALSKLKALNDFVKVSSQKTPKPQTKELMHVCMRQETYLEALSHLQSPLDPSTLLAEVCVEQCTFMDSKMKPLWVMYSNEEAGSDGSVGIIFKNGDDLRQDMLTLQMIQLMDILWKQEGLDLRMTPYGCLSTGDRTGLIEVVLHSDTIANIQLNKSNMAATAAFNKDALLNWLKSKNPGEALDRAIEEFTLSCAGYCVATYVLGIGDRHSDNIMVRENGQLFHIDFGHFLGNFKTKFGINRERVPFILTYDFVHVIQQGKTNNSEKFERFRGYCERAYSILRRHGLLFLHLFALMRAAGLPELSCSKDIQYLKDSLALGKTEEEALKHFRVKFNEALRESWKTKVNWLAHNVSKDNRQ, from the exons ATGCCCCCTGGGGTTGACTGCCCCATGGAATTCTGGACCAAGGAGGAGAATCAGGACGTGGCAGTTGACTTCTTGCTGCCCACGGGGGTCTATCTGAACTTCCCTGTGTCCCGAAATGCCAACCTCAGCACCATCAAGAAG GTGTTGTGGCACCGAGCCCAGTATGAGCCGctcttccacatgctcagtgacCCCGAGGCCTATGTGTTCACCTGCGTCAACCAGACtgcggagcagcaggagctggaggACGAGCAGCGGCGGCTGTGCGACATCCAGCCCTTTCTGCCCGTTCTGCGCCTGGTGGCCCGCGAGGGGGACAGAGTGAAGAAGCTCATCAACTCCCAGATCAGCCTGCTCATTGGCAAAG GCCTCCACGAATTTGACTCCTTGCAAGACCCGGAGGTGAATGACTTTCGAGCCAAGATGCGCCAGTTCTGCGAGGAGGCGGCTGCGCGGAGACAGCAGCTGAGCTGGGAGGCCTGGCTGCAGTACAGCTTCCCGCTGCAGCTGGAGCCTTCAGCACGGAGCTGGGGACCAGGCACCCTGCGCGTCCCCAACCGGGCCCTCCTGGTCAATGTCAAGTTCGAGGGTAGTGAG GAGAGCTTCACCTTCCAGGTGTCCACCAAGGATGTGCCCCTGGCACTGATGGCCTGCGCCCTCCGGAAGAAGGCCACAGTGTTCCGGCAGCCACTGGTGGAGCAGCCCGAGGACTACACACTGCGAGTGAACGGGAGGCATGAGTACCTGTACGGCAGCTACCCCCTCTGCCAGTTCCAG TACATCTGCAGCTGCCTGCACAGCGGGCTGACCCcgcacctgaccatggtgcacTCCTCCTCCATCCTCGCTATGCGGGACGAACAGAGCAACCCCGCCTCCCAAGTCCAAAAACCACGCACCAAGCCGCCCCCCATTCCCATGAAGAAG CCTTCCTCAGTGTCTCTGTGGTCCCTGGAGCAGCCTTTCTGCATCGAGCTGATCCAGGGCAGCAAAGTGAATGCAGATGAGCGGATGAAG CTGGTGGTGCAGGCCGGGCTCTTCCATGGCAACGAGACACTGTGCAAGACGGTGTCCAGCTCAGAGGTGAGCGTGTGCTCAGAGCCCGTGTGGAAGCAACGGCTGGAGTTTGACATCAATGTGTGCGACCTGCCGCGCATGGCCCGCCTCTGCTTTGCACTTTACGCCGTGATTGAGAAGGCCAAGAAGGCGCGCTCTACCAAGAAGAAGTCCAAGAAGGCG GACTGCCCTATCGCGTGGGCCAACCTCATGTTGTTTGACTACAAGGACCAGCTCAAGACCGGCGAGCGCCGCCTCTACATGTGGCCCTCCGTCCCAG ATGAGAAAGGGGAGCTGCTGAACCCCTCGGGAACTGTGCGGAGTAATCCCAACACTGAGAGTGCAGCCGCTCTGGTCATCTTTCTCCCTGAGGTGGCCCCCCACCCTGTGTACTACCCTGCCCTGGACAAG ATCCTGGAGCTGGGGCGGCACGGGGAGCATGGGCGCTTCACGGAGGAGGAG CTGCAGCTGCGGGAAATCCTGGAGCGGCGGGGATCCGGGGAGCTGTATGAGCACGAAAAGGACCTGGTGTGGAAGATGCGGCATGAGATCCAGGAGCACTTCCCCGAGGCGCTGGCCCGGCTGCTGCTGGTCACCAAGTGGAACAAACATGAGGACGTGGcccag ATGCTCTACCTGCTGTGCTCCTGGCCTGAGCTGCCTGTCCTGAGTGCCCTGGAGCTGCTGGACTTCAGCTTCCCCGACCGCCACGTGGGCTCCTTCGCCATCAAGTCCCTGCGGAAACTGAC GGACGACGAGCTTTTCCAGTACCTACTGCAGCTGGTGCAGGTGCTCAAGTACGAGTCCTACCTCGACTGCGAACTGACCAAATTCCTGCTGGACCGGGCCCTGGCCAACCGCAAGATCGGCCACTTCCTCTTCTGGCACCTCCG ctccGAGATGCACGTGCCGTCTGTGGCCCTGCGCTTCGGCCTCATCATGGAGGCCTACTGCCGGGGCAGCACCCACCACATGAAGGTGCTGATGAAGCAG GGGGAAGCTCTGAGCAAACTGAAGGCCCTGAACGACTTTGTCAAAGTGAGCTCCCAGAAGACCCCCAAGCCGCAGACCAAGGAGCTGATGCACGTGTGCATGCGCCAGGAGACCTACCTGGAGGCCCTCTCCCACCTGCAGTCCCCGCTTGACCCCAGCACCCTGCTGGCTGAAGTCTG CGTGGAGCAGTGCACCTTCATGGACTCCAAGATGAAGCCCCTGTGGGTCATGTACAGCAACGAGGAGGCCGGCAGTGACGGCAGCGTGGGCATCATTTTCAAGAATGGGGATG ACCTCCGCCAGGACATGCTGACCCTGCAGATGATCCAGCTCATGGACATTCTGTGGAAGCAGGAGGGGTTGGACCTGAG GATGACCCCCTATGGCTGCCTCTCCACCGGGGACCGCACAGGCCTCATCGAGGTCGTTCTTCACTCGGACACCATCGCCAACATCCAGCTGAACAAGAGCAACATGGCGGCCACAGCTGCCTTCAACAAAGATGCTCTACTCAACTGGCTCAAGTCCAAGAACCCTGG GGAGGCCCTGGATCGAGCCATTGAGGAGTTCACCCTCTCCTGTGCTGGCTACTGCGTGGCCACATATGTGCTGGGCATCGGTGATCGGCACAGCGACAACATCATGGTCCGGGAGAACGGGCAG cTTTTCCACATTGATTTCGGCCACTTTCTGGGGAATTTCAAGACCAAGTTTGGAATCAACCGTGAGCGAGTCCCATTCATCCTCACCTATGACTTTGTCCACGTGATCCAGCAGGGGAAGACGAATAATAGTGAGAAATTTGAAAG GTTCCGGGGCTACTGTGAGAGGGCCTACTCCATCCTGCGGCGGCACGGGCTGCTCTTCCTCCACCTCTTCGCCCTCATGCGGGCGGCAGGCCTGCCTGAGCTCAGCTGCTCCAAAGACATCCAGTATCTCAAG GATTCTCTGGCCTTGGGAAAAACAGAGGAGGAGGCTCTGAAGCACTTCCGAGTGAAGTTTAACGAAGCCCTCCGGGAGAGCTGGAAAACCAAAGTGAACTGGCTGGCCCACAACGTGTCCAAAGATAACAGGCAATAG
- the PIK3CD gene encoding phosphatidylinositol 4,5-bisphosphate 3-kinase catalytic subunit delta isoform isoform X3 — protein MPPGVDCPMEFWTKEENQDVAVDFLLPTGVYLNFPVSRNANLSTIKKVLWHRAQYEPLFHMLSDPEAYVFTCVNQTAEQQELEDEQRRLCDIQPFLPVLRLVAREGDRVKKLINSQISLLIGKGLHEFDSLQDPEVNDFRAKMRQFCEEAAARRQQLSWEAWLQYSFPLQLEPSARSWGPGTLRVPNRALLVNVKFEGSEESFTFQVSTKDVPLALMACALRKKATVFRQPLVEQPEDYTLRVNGRHEYLYGSYPLCQFQYICSCLHSGLTPHLTMVHSSSILAMRDEQSNPASQVQKPRTKPPPIPMKKPSSVSLWSLEQPFCIELIQGSKVNADERMKLVVQAGLFHGNETLCKTVSSSEVSVCSEPVWKQRLEFDINVCDLPRMARLCFALYAVIEKAKKARSTKKKSKKADCPIAWANLMLFDYKDQLKTGERRLYMWPSVPDEKGELLNPSGTVRSNPNTESAAALVIFLPEVAPHPVYYPALDKILELGRHGEHGRFTEEELQLREILERRGSGELYEHEKDLVWKMRHEIQEHFPEALARLLLVTKWNKHEDVAQMLYLLCSWPELPVLSALELLDFSFPDRHVGSFAIKSLRKLTDDELFQYLLQLVQVLKYESYLDCELTKFLLDRALANRKIGHFLFWHLRSEMHVPSVALRFGLIMEAYCRGSTHHMKVLMKQGEALSKLKALNDFVKVSSQKTPKPQTKELMHVCMRQETYLEALSHLQSPLDPSTLLAEVCSVEQCTFMDSKMKPLWVMYSNEEAGSDGSVGIIFKNGDDLRQDMLTLQMIQLMDILWKQEGLDLRMTPYGCLSTGDRTGLIEVVLHSDTIANIQLNKSNMAATAAFNKDALLNWLKSKNPGEALDRAIEEFTLSCAGYCVATYVLGIGDRHSDNIMVRENGQLFHIDFGHFLGNFKTKFGINRERVPFILTYDFVHVIQQGKTNNSEKFERFRGYCERAYSILRRHGLLFLHLFALMRAAGLPELSCSKDIQYLKDSLALGKTEEEALKHFRVKFNEALRESWKTKVNWLAHNVSKDNRQ, from the exons ATGCCCCCTGGGGTTGACTGCCCCATGGAATTCTGGACCAAGGAGGAGAATCAGGACGTGGCAGTTGACTTCTTGCTGCCCACGGGGGTCTATCTGAACTTCCCTGTGTCCCGAAATGCCAACCTCAGCACCATCAAGAAG GTGTTGTGGCACCGAGCCCAGTATGAGCCGctcttccacatgctcagtgacCCCGAGGCCTATGTGTTCACCTGCGTCAACCAGACtgcggagcagcaggagctggaggACGAGCAGCGGCGGCTGTGCGACATCCAGCCCTTTCTGCCCGTTCTGCGCCTGGTGGCCCGCGAGGGGGACAGAGTGAAGAAGCTCATCAACTCCCAGATCAGCCTGCTCATTGGCAAAG GCCTCCACGAATTTGACTCCTTGCAAGACCCGGAGGTGAATGACTTTCGAGCCAAGATGCGCCAGTTCTGCGAGGAGGCGGCTGCGCGGAGACAGCAGCTGAGCTGGGAGGCCTGGCTGCAGTACAGCTTCCCGCTGCAGCTGGAGCCTTCAGCACGGAGCTGGGGACCAGGCACCCTGCGCGTCCCCAACCGGGCCCTCCTGGTCAATGTCAAGTTCGAGGGTAGTGAG GAGAGCTTCACCTTCCAGGTGTCCACCAAGGATGTGCCCCTGGCACTGATGGCCTGCGCCCTCCGGAAGAAGGCCACAGTGTTCCGGCAGCCACTGGTGGAGCAGCCCGAGGACTACACACTGCGAGTGAACGGGAGGCATGAGTACCTGTACGGCAGCTACCCCCTCTGCCAGTTCCAG TACATCTGCAGCTGCCTGCACAGCGGGCTGACCCcgcacctgaccatggtgcacTCCTCCTCCATCCTCGCTATGCGGGACGAACAGAGCAACCCCGCCTCCCAAGTCCAAAAACCACGCACCAAGCCGCCCCCCATTCCCATGAAGAAG CCTTCCTCAGTGTCTCTGTGGTCCCTGGAGCAGCCTTTCTGCATCGAGCTGATCCAGGGCAGCAAAGTGAATGCAGATGAGCGGATGAAG CTGGTGGTGCAGGCCGGGCTCTTCCATGGCAACGAGACACTGTGCAAGACGGTGTCCAGCTCAGAGGTGAGCGTGTGCTCAGAGCCCGTGTGGAAGCAACGGCTGGAGTTTGACATCAATGTGTGCGACCTGCCGCGCATGGCCCGCCTCTGCTTTGCACTTTACGCCGTGATTGAGAAGGCCAAGAAGGCGCGCTCTACCAAGAAGAAGTCCAAGAAGGCG GACTGCCCTATCGCGTGGGCCAACCTCATGTTGTTTGACTACAAGGACCAGCTCAAGACCGGCGAGCGCCGCCTCTACATGTGGCCCTCCGTCCCAG ATGAGAAAGGGGAGCTGCTGAACCCCTCGGGAACTGTGCGGAGTAATCCCAACACTGAGAGTGCAGCCGCTCTGGTCATCTTTCTCCCTGAGGTGGCCCCCCACCCTGTGTACTACCCTGCCCTGGACAAG ATCCTGGAGCTGGGGCGGCACGGGGAGCATGGGCGCTTCACGGAGGAGGAG CTGCAGCTGCGGGAAATCCTGGAGCGGCGGGGATCCGGGGAGCTGTATGAGCACGAAAAGGACCTGGTGTGGAAGATGCGGCATGAGATCCAGGAGCACTTCCCCGAGGCGCTGGCCCGGCTGCTGCTGGTCACCAAGTGGAACAAACATGAGGACGTGGcccag ATGCTCTACCTGCTGTGCTCCTGGCCTGAGCTGCCTGTCCTGAGTGCCCTGGAGCTGCTGGACTTCAGCTTCCCCGACCGCCACGTGGGCTCCTTCGCCATCAAGTCCCTGCGGAAACTGAC GGACGACGAGCTTTTCCAGTACCTACTGCAGCTGGTGCAGGTGCTCAAGTACGAGTCCTACCTCGACTGCGAACTGACCAAATTCCTGCTGGACCGGGCCCTGGCCAACCGCAAGATCGGCCACTTCCTCTTCTGGCACCTCCG ctccGAGATGCACGTGCCGTCTGTGGCCCTGCGCTTCGGCCTCATCATGGAGGCCTACTGCCGGGGCAGCACCCACCACATGAAGGTGCTGATGAAGCAG GGGGAAGCTCTGAGCAAACTGAAGGCCCTGAACGACTTTGTCAAAGTGAGCTCCCAGAAGACCCCCAAGCCGCAGACCAAGGAGCTGATGCACGTGTGCATGCGCCAGGAGACCTACCTGGAGGCCCTCTCCCACCTGCAGTCCCCGCTTGACCCCAGCACCCTGCTGGCTGAAGTCTG CAGCGTGGAGCAGTGCACCTTCATGGACTCCAAGATGAAGCCCCTGTGGGTCATGTACAGCAACGAGGAGGCCGGCAGTGACGGCAGCGTGGGCATCATTTTCAAGAATGGGGATG ACCTCCGCCAGGACATGCTGACCCTGCAGATGATCCAGCTCATGGACATTCTGTGGAAGCAGGAGGGGTTGGACCTGAG GATGACCCCCTATGGCTGCCTCTCCACCGGGGACCGCACAGGCCTCATCGAGGTCGTTCTTCACTCGGACACCATCGCCAACATCCAGCTGAACAAGAGCAACATGGCGGCCACAGCTGCCTTCAACAAAGATGCTCTACTCAACTGGCTCAAGTCCAAGAACCCTGG GGAGGCCCTGGATCGAGCCATTGAGGAGTTCACCCTCTCCTGTGCTGGCTACTGCGTGGCCACATATGTGCTGGGCATCGGTGATCGGCACAGCGACAACATCATGGTCCGGGAGAACGGGCAG cTTTTCCACATTGATTTCGGCCACTTTCTGGGGAATTTCAAGACCAAGTTTGGAATCAACCGTGAGCGAGTCCCATTCATCCTCACCTATGACTTTGTCCACGTGATCCAGCAGGGGAAGACGAATAATAGTGAGAAATTTGAAAG GTTCCGGGGCTACTGTGAGAGGGCCTACTCCATCCTGCGGCGGCACGGGCTGCTCTTCCTCCACCTCTTCGCCCTCATGCGGGCGGCAGGCCTGCCTGAGCTCAGCTGCTCCAAAGACATCCAGTATCTCAAG GATTCTCTGGCCTTGGGAAAAACAGAGGAGGAGGCTCTGAAGCACTTCCGAGTGAAGTTTAACGAAGCCCTCCGGGAGAGCTGGAAAACCAAAGTGAACTGGCTGGCCCACAACGTGTCCAAAGATAACAGGCAATAG
- the PIK3CD gene encoding phosphatidylinositol 4,5-bisphosphate 3-kinase catalytic subunit delta isoform isoform X2 gives MPPGVDCPMEFWTKEENQDVAVDFLLPTGVYLNFPVSRNANLSTIKKVLWHRAQYEPLFHMLSDPEAYVFTCVNQTAEQQELEDEQRRLCDIQPFLPVLRLVAREGDRVKKLINSQISLLIGKGLHEFDSLQDPEVNDFRAKMRQFCEEAAARRQQLSWEAWLQYSFPLQLEPSARSWGPGTLRVPNRALLVNVKFEGSEESFTFQVSTKDVPLALMACALRKKATVFRQPLVEQPEDYTLRVNGRHEYLYGSYPLCQFQYICSCLHSGLTPHLTMVHSSSILAMRDEQSNPASQVQKPRTKPPPIPMKKPSSVSLWSLEQPFCIELIQGSKVNADERMKLVVQAGLFHGNETLCKTVSSSEVSVCSEPVWKQRLEFDINVCDLPRMARLCFALYAVIEKAKKARSTKKKSKKADCPIAWANLMLFDYKDQLKTGERRLYMWPSVPDEKGELLNPSGTVRSNPNTESAAALVIFLPEVAPHPVYYPALDKILELGRHGEHGRFTEEEQLQLREILERRGSGELYEHEKDLVWKMRHEIQEHFPEALARLLLVTKWNKHEDVAQMLYLLCSWPELPVLSALELLDFSFPDRHVGSFAIKSLRKLTDDELFQYLLQLVQVLKYESYLDCELTKFLLDRALANRKIGHFLFWHLRSEMHVPSVALRFGLIMEAYCRGSTHHMKVLMKQGEALSKLKALNDFVKVSSQKTPKPQTKELMHVCMRQETYLEALSHLQSPLDPSTLLAEVCVEQCTFMDSKMKPLWVMYSNEEAGSDGSVGIIFKNGDDLRQDMLTLQMIQLMDILWKQEGLDLRMTPYGCLSTGDRTGLIEVVLHSDTIANIQLNKSNMAATAAFNKDALLNWLKSKNPGEALDRAIEEFTLSCAGYCVATYVLGIGDRHSDNIMVRENGQLFHIDFGHFLGNFKTKFGINRERVPFILTYDFVHVIQQGKTNNSEKFERFRGYCERAYSILRRHGLLFLHLFALMRAAGLPELSCSKDIQYLKDSLALGKTEEEALKHFRVKFNEALRESWKTKVNWLAHNVSKDNRQ, from the exons ATGCCCCCTGGGGTTGACTGCCCCATGGAATTCTGGACCAAGGAGGAGAATCAGGACGTGGCAGTTGACTTCTTGCTGCCCACGGGGGTCTATCTGAACTTCCCTGTGTCCCGAAATGCCAACCTCAGCACCATCAAGAAG GTGTTGTGGCACCGAGCCCAGTATGAGCCGctcttccacatgctcagtgacCCCGAGGCCTATGTGTTCACCTGCGTCAACCAGACtgcggagcagcaggagctggaggACGAGCAGCGGCGGCTGTGCGACATCCAGCCCTTTCTGCCCGTTCTGCGCCTGGTGGCCCGCGAGGGGGACAGAGTGAAGAAGCTCATCAACTCCCAGATCAGCCTGCTCATTGGCAAAG GCCTCCACGAATTTGACTCCTTGCAAGACCCGGAGGTGAATGACTTTCGAGCCAAGATGCGCCAGTTCTGCGAGGAGGCGGCTGCGCGGAGACAGCAGCTGAGCTGGGAGGCCTGGCTGCAGTACAGCTTCCCGCTGCAGCTGGAGCCTTCAGCACGGAGCTGGGGACCAGGCACCCTGCGCGTCCCCAACCGGGCCCTCCTGGTCAATGTCAAGTTCGAGGGTAGTGAG GAGAGCTTCACCTTCCAGGTGTCCACCAAGGATGTGCCCCTGGCACTGATGGCCTGCGCCCTCCGGAAGAAGGCCACAGTGTTCCGGCAGCCACTGGTGGAGCAGCCCGAGGACTACACACTGCGAGTGAACGGGAGGCATGAGTACCTGTACGGCAGCTACCCCCTCTGCCAGTTCCAG TACATCTGCAGCTGCCTGCACAGCGGGCTGACCCcgcacctgaccatggtgcacTCCTCCTCCATCCTCGCTATGCGGGACGAACAGAGCAACCCCGCCTCCCAAGTCCAAAAACCACGCACCAAGCCGCCCCCCATTCCCATGAAGAAG CCTTCCTCAGTGTCTCTGTGGTCCCTGGAGCAGCCTTTCTGCATCGAGCTGATCCAGGGCAGCAAAGTGAATGCAGATGAGCGGATGAAG CTGGTGGTGCAGGCCGGGCTCTTCCATGGCAACGAGACACTGTGCAAGACGGTGTCCAGCTCAGAGGTGAGCGTGTGCTCAGAGCCCGTGTGGAAGCAACGGCTGGAGTTTGACATCAATGTGTGCGACCTGCCGCGCATGGCCCGCCTCTGCTTTGCACTTTACGCCGTGATTGAGAAGGCCAAGAAGGCGCGCTCTACCAAGAAGAAGTCCAAGAAGGCG GACTGCCCTATCGCGTGGGCCAACCTCATGTTGTTTGACTACAAGGACCAGCTCAAGACCGGCGAGCGCCGCCTCTACATGTGGCCCTCCGTCCCAG ATGAGAAAGGGGAGCTGCTGAACCCCTCGGGAACTGTGCGGAGTAATCCCAACACTGAGAGTGCAGCCGCTCTGGTCATCTTTCTCCCTGAGGTGGCCCCCCACCCTGTGTACTACCCTGCCCTGGACAAG ATCCTGGAGCTGGGGCGGCACGGGGAGCATGGGCGCTTCACGGAGGAGGAG CAGCTGCAGCTGCGGGAAATCCTGGAGCGGCGGGGATCCGGGGAGCTGTATGAGCACGAAAAGGACCTGGTGTGGAAGATGCGGCATGAGATCCAGGAGCACTTCCCCGAGGCGCTGGCCCGGCTGCTGCTGGTCACCAAGTGGAACAAACATGAGGACGTGGcccag ATGCTCTACCTGCTGTGCTCCTGGCCTGAGCTGCCTGTCCTGAGTGCCCTGGAGCTGCTGGACTTCAGCTTCCCCGACCGCCACGTGGGCTCCTTCGCCATCAAGTCCCTGCGGAAACTGAC GGACGACGAGCTTTTCCAGTACCTACTGCAGCTGGTGCAGGTGCTCAAGTACGAGTCCTACCTCGACTGCGAACTGACCAAATTCCTGCTGGACCGGGCCCTGGCCAACCGCAAGATCGGCCACTTCCTCTTCTGGCACCTCCG ctccGAGATGCACGTGCCGTCTGTGGCCCTGCGCTTCGGCCTCATCATGGAGGCCTACTGCCGGGGCAGCACCCACCACATGAAGGTGCTGATGAAGCAG GGGGAAGCTCTGAGCAAACTGAAGGCCCTGAACGACTTTGTCAAAGTGAGCTCCCAGAAGACCCCCAAGCCGCAGACCAAGGAGCTGATGCACGTGTGCATGCGCCAGGAGACCTACCTGGAGGCCCTCTCCCACCTGCAGTCCCCGCTTGACCCCAGCACCCTGCTGGCTGAAGTCTG CGTGGAGCAGTGCACCTTCATGGACTCCAAGATGAAGCCCCTGTGGGTCATGTACAGCAACGAGGAGGCCGGCAGTGACGGCAGCGTGGGCATCATTTTCAAGAATGGGGATG ACCTCCGCCAGGACATGCTGACCCTGCAGATGATCCAGCTCATGGACATTCTGTGGAAGCAGGAGGGGTTGGACCTGAG GATGACCCCCTATGGCTGCCTCTCCACCGGGGACCGCACAGGCCTCATCGAGGTCGTTCTTCACTCGGACACCATCGCCAACATCCAGCTGAACAAGAGCAACATGGCGGCCACAGCTGCCTTCAACAAAGATGCTCTACTCAACTGGCTCAAGTCCAAGAACCCTGG GGAGGCCCTGGATCGAGCCATTGAGGAGTTCACCCTCTCCTGTGCTGGCTACTGCGTGGCCACATATGTGCTGGGCATCGGTGATCGGCACAGCGACAACATCATGGTCCGGGAGAACGGGCAG cTTTTCCACATTGATTTCGGCCACTTTCTGGGGAATTTCAAGACCAAGTTTGGAATCAACCGTGAGCGAGTCCCATTCATCCTCACCTATGACTTTGTCCACGTGATCCAGCAGGGGAAGACGAATAATAGTGAGAAATTTGAAAG GTTCCGGGGCTACTGTGAGAGGGCCTACTCCATCCTGCGGCGGCACGGGCTGCTCTTCCTCCACCTCTTCGCCCTCATGCGGGCGGCAGGCCTGCCTGAGCTCAGCTGCTCCAAAGACATCCAGTATCTCAAG GATTCTCTGGCCTTGGGAAAAACAGAGGAGGAGGCTCTGAAGCACTTCCGAGTGAAGTTTAACGAAGCCCTCCGGGAGAGCTGGAAAACCAAAGTGAACTGGCTGGCCCACAACGTGTCCAAAGATAACAGGCAATAG